The following are encoded together in the Coturnix japonica isolate 7356 chromosome 8, Coturnix japonica 2.1, whole genome shotgun sequence genome:
- the GADD45A gene encoding growth arrest and DNA damage-inducible protein GADD45 alpha isoform X2, protein MTLEELPGDQRTAGRMEQAGDALQEVLSKALSQRSLTLGVYEAAKLLNVDPDNVVLCLLAADEEEEGDAALQIHFTLIQAFCCENDINILRVSNPARLAQLLLPDGGPEPPTDLHCVLVTNPHSSQWKDPALSQLMCFCRESRYMDQWVPVINLPER, encoded by the exons ATGACTCTGGAGGAGCTGCCGGGCGACCAGCGAACGGCCGGCAG GATGGAGCAGGCGGGGGACGCgctgcaggaggtgctgagcAAAGCGCTGAGCCAGCGGAGCCTCACCCTGGGGGTGTACGAGGCGGCCAAGCTGCTCAACGT TGACCCCGACAACGTGGTTTTGTGCCTCCTGGCCGCCGAcgaggaagaagaaggagacGCGGCTTTACAAATCCACTTCACTCTAATCCAAGCTTTCTGCTGCGAGAACGACATCAACATCCTGCGGGTCAGTAACCCGGCTCGTTTAGCTCAGTTGTTGCTTCCCGATGGCGGCCCTGAACCACCCACTGATCTCCATTGCGTGTTGGTCACG AATCCCCATTCCTCCCAATGGAAGGACCCAGCGCTGAGTCAGCTGATGTGCTTCTGCAGGGAGAGTCGCTACATGGATCAGTGGGTGCCGGTCATCAACCTCCCCGAGCGATGA
- the GADD45A gene encoding growth arrest and DNA damage-inducible protein GADD45 alpha isoform X1: MTLEELPGDQRTAGRMEQAGDALQEVLSKALSQRSLTLGVYEAAKLLNVDPDNVVLCLLAADEEEEGDAALQIHFTLIQAFCCENDINILRVSNPARLAQLLLPDGGPEPPTDLHCVLVTQNPHSSQWKDPALSQLMCFCRESRYMDQWVPVINLPER; the protein is encoded by the exons ATGACTCTGGAGGAGCTGCCGGGCGACCAGCGAACGGCCGGCAG GATGGAGCAGGCGGGGGACGCgctgcaggaggtgctgagcAAAGCGCTGAGCCAGCGGAGCCTCACCCTGGGGGTGTACGAGGCGGCCAAGCTGCTCAACGT TGACCCCGACAACGTGGTTTTGTGCCTCCTGGCCGCCGAcgaggaagaagaaggagacGCGGCTTTACAAATCCACTTCACTCTAATCCAAGCTTTCTGCTGCGAGAACGACATCAACATCCTGCGGGTCAGTAACCCGGCTCGTTTAGCTCAGTTGTTGCTTCCCGATGGCGGCCCTGAACCACCCACTGATCTCCATTGCGTGTTGGTCACG CAGAATCCCCATTCCTCCCAATGGAAGGACCCAGCGCTGAGTCAGCTGATGTGCTTCTGCAGGGAGAGTCGCTACATGGATCAGTGGGTGCCGGTCATCAACCTCCCCGAGCGATGA
- the GNG12 gene encoding guanine nucleotide-binding protein G(I)/G(S)/G(O) subunit gamma-12: protein MSGKTASTTNNIAQARRTVQQLRIEASIERIKVSKASADLMLYCEEHAKKDPLLMGIPASENPFKDKKTCILL, encoded by the exons ATGTCGGGTAAAACAGCCAGCACCACCAACAACATAGCTCAGGCCCGGAGGACTGTCCAGCAGCTGAGAATAGAAGCCTCGATAGAAAGAATAAAG gtGTCAAAGGCATCAGCAGACCTAATGCTCTACTGCGAAGAACACGCCAAGAAAGATCCGTTGCTGATGGGCATTCCTGCTTCTGAAAACCCATTCAAGGACAAGAAGACGTGCATTTTGTTGTAG